One segment of Neobacillus endophyticus DNA contains the following:
- a CDS encoding c-type cytochrome, producing the protein MERPAIWITVILFVASGLFVNVTFLQNKNTKTEQSTEQQSGQKTETTASSFEPKTFYKQTCNSCHGDHYQGVVGPSLKNLSKKYSQADVENILKNGKSGGMPAGLVPQEYIPAMAKWVLSLK; encoded by the coding sequence ATGGAAAGACCAGCGATTTGGATTACCGTTATCTTATTCGTAGCTTCTGGATTGTTTGTTAATGTGACATTTTTACAGAATAAGAATACAAAAACAGAGCAGAGTACTGAACAACAGAGCGGACAGAAAACGGAGACTACTGCTAGTTCTTTTGAGCCGAAAACATTTTATAAACAGACGTGTAATAGCTGTCATGGTGATCACTATCAAGGAGTAGTTGGTCCTTCTTTGAAAAATCTTAGTAAGAAATATAGCCAGGCAGATGTAGAAAACATTTTGAAAAACGGTAAAAGCGGCGGAATGCCAGCCGGCTTAGTTCCTCAAGAATATATCCCAGCCATGGCGAAATGGGTATTATCGTTAAAATAA
- a CDS encoding DUF1003 domain-containing protein: MTKKRIFYVNQNMEDEASTIQGFDIEINKSSAERIDRLVDDYESNIMIHLDEEYMRSTTKADRLADQIAKFGGSWKFIIWFALFLTSWIIWNTIAFTKHYHFDEPPFILLNLCLSFIAAFQAPVIMMSQNRQTARDKHESIIDFAINYKAEQEIDDMQGHLHRIEREIILMKKLLSSLNENDRFKN, from the coding sequence ATGACGAAAAAGCGGATATTTTATGTGAATCAGAATATGGAAGATGAAGCTTCTACCATTCAAGGTTTTGATATAGAAATTAATAAAAGCAGTGCAGAACGGATTGACAGACTGGTGGATGATTATGAAAGCAATATCATGATCCACCTGGACGAAGAATACATGAGAAGTACAACGAAAGCGGATCGACTAGCTGATCAAATAGCAAAGTTTGGGGGAAGCTGGAAATTTATTATATGGTTTGCCTTATTCCTTACAAGCTGGATCATTTGGAATACAATTGCCTTTACAAAGCACTATCATTTTGATGAACCGCCATTTATCTTATTAAATTTATGCTTATCTTTTATCGCAGCTTTTCAAGCCCCTGTGATCATGATGAGTCAAAATCGGCAGACAGCTCGTGATAAACATGAATCCATTATTGACTTTGCCATTAATTATAAAGCAGAACAAGAAATCGATGATATGCAAGGACACCTTCATCGGATCGAAAGGGAAATCATTCTAATGAAAAAACTTTTATCTTCGTTAAATGAAAATGACCGATTCAAAAATTAA
- a CDS encoding TetR/AcrR family transcriptional regulator, which produces MPKVSDEYKERKRQSVLESALKCFGEKGYHLTTMDDIVAYSKMSKGLIYNYFKSKEELYLSLMDERSNRALDDLQKRFKQIPEAKDKLRELFRIYREAVLAEEWRSFIRVHLEFWLYSSRQEQLRELMNNRYKHQFRDFLSEIIEEGKKAGEFKSDVQVEFVAGLFWAFIDGICLHYSVLWEDYAYIEHFKETEEMVMNYILARSH; this is translated from the coding sequence ATGCCCAAGGTTTCAGATGAATACAAAGAACGCAAAAGGCAAAGTGTATTGGAAAGTGCTTTAAAATGCTTTGGTGAAAAGGGATACCATTTAACCACGATGGATGATATTGTGGCCTACTCTAAAATGAGTAAGGGTTTAATTTATAACTATTTTAAAAGTAAAGAGGAATTATACCTTTCATTAATGGATGAACGGAGCAATAGGGCTTTGGATGATCTTCAGAAACGCTTTAAGCAAATTCCTGAAGCAAAGGATAAACTGCGGGAGTTATTTCGTATTTATCGCGAAGCTGTCCTGGCAGAAGAATGGAGAAGTTTCATTCGCGTTCATTTGGAATTTTGGCTTTATTCCTCAAGGCAGGAGCAATTAAGAGAATTGATGAATAATCGATACAAGCATCAATTTCGCGATTTTTTATCTGAAATAATCGAAGAAGGGAAAAAGGCAGGGGAGTTTAAATCAGATGTACAAGTGGAGTTTGTTGCCGGATTGTTTTGGGCTTTTATTGATGGCATTTGTCTTCACTATTCCGTCTTATGGGAAGATTACGCATATATAGAGCATTTTAAAGAAACAGAAGAAATGGTCATGAATTATATTTTAGCCAGATCACACTAG
- a CDS encoding gamma-glutamylcyclotransferase: MNHYVFVYGTLRKHEVNHALLKEAILVAEQARTKGRLYDTGLGYPALEESENEWIYGELYLVTDEQLSILDELEDYVPDGVDNLYIRQKQMVYHDTGSQEAYLYFIAPDNKKLLIKYISSGDWKLFGFPRENQKILYFAYGSCMDHERFKKHQVEHFFQKVVGRGFLNGYTLKYTIKADDGGRADIVQKDGGIVEGIIYEIPFDCLSYLYKREGVAVNWYRPTFVDLTVNGSFVKDVLTFTVVHKEAETAPPSHYLEEIIRGGSGFLSEGYLDNIKEHAKYLSENEK; encoded by the coding sequence ATGAACCACTATGTTTTTGTGTATGGAACATTAAGAAAGCATGAGGTAAATCATGCTTTACTGAAAGAGGCTATTCTTGTGGCGGAACAGGCAAGGACAAAAGGCCGGCTTTATGATACTGGTCTGGGATATCCCGCTTTAGAAGAATCAGAAAACGAGTGGATTTATGGCGAACTATATCTTGTGACAGATGAGCAGCTTTCTATCTTGGACGAGCTGGAAGACTATGTACCAGATGGAGTAGATAATTTGTATATACGACAAAAGCAAATGGTCTATCATGATACTGGTTCACAAGAAGCCTATCTATATTTCATAGCCCCTGATAATAAAAAACTGTTAATAAAATATATCTCATCAGGTGACTGGAAACTGTTCGGGTTTCCGCGCGAAAACCAGAAGATACTATATTTTGCTTATGGAAGCTGTATGGACCATGAGCGGTTTAAAAAGCATCAAGTGGAGCATTTTTTTCAAAAAGTAGTAGGGCGAGGATTTTTAAATGGGTATACATTGAAGTATACGATAAAAGCAGATGACGGCGGCAGGGCAGATATCGTGCAGAAAGATGGAGGGATAGTGGAAGGAATTATATATGAAATTCCATTCGATTGCCTTTCATACCTTTATAAGAGGGAAGGGGTTGCTGTCAATTGGTACCGTCCCACATTCGTAGACCTTACTGTGAACGGATCATTTGTAAAAGATGTTTTAACATTCACGGTGGTACATAAAGAAGCGGAAACGGCTCCGCCATCCCATTATCTTGAAGAAATTATTCGCGGAGGCAGTGGATTTTTAAGCGAGGGATACCTTGACAACATCAAGGAACATGCGAAATATCTTTCGGAAAATGAAAAATAG
- a CDS encoding GNAT family N-acetyltransferase, producing MIDQAKIQYARCTNVKDSIIFQAFHEGFSDYIIKMEFSFENFCQRFFGPEGNDKEHSFIAFYEEKPVGVILGGIKMYETIKTMRCGALAISPDFRGKGISRQLFELHKEEAIKHGCKQLFLEVIVGNDRAIRFYQNLGYERVYDLKYFSNADLSKLKVVPTIDGMELKELGFSKFQKEIQKWTYHINWQNDIDYLEKLPNNFYFGIYQNKGLVGALSIHANGNISFLMVDKNYRGRGIATWLLQTAYENLSFTKMSAGFPNNSQLEGFYKKQGFTKGSLAQYEMYLPI from the coding sequence ATGATTGATCAAGCGAAAATACAATATGCACGGTGTACAAATGTTAAGGATAGTATAATTTTCCAAGCTTTTCATGAAGGCTTCTCCGATTATATTATTAAAATGGAGTTTTCATTTGAGAATTTTTGTCAGCGCTTTTTTGGTCCTGAAGGTAATGATAAAGAACATTCATTTATCGCTTTTTACGAAGAGAAACCGGTGGGCGTTATTCTTGGTGGTATCAAAATGTACGAGACGATCAAAACAATGCGCTGCGGGGCATTAGCGATCAGTCCAGATTTTAGAGGAAAAGGCATTAGCCGTCAACTATTTGAACTTCATAAAGAGGAAGCCATTAAACATGGCTGTAAGCAGTTGTTTCTGGAAGTGATCGTAGGGAATGATCGTGCCATTCGTTTTTATCAAAATTTGGGTTATGAAAGGGTTTATGATCTAAAGTATTTTTCAAATGCTGATTTGTCCAAACTGAAAGTTGTTCCAACCATTGATGGAATGGAGTTAAAGGAATTAGGATTCTCTAAATTTCAAAAAGAGATTCAGAAATGGACGTATCATATTAACTGGCAGAATGATATTGATTATTTAGAAAAGCTTCCAAATAATTTTTATTTTGGGATATACCAAAACAAGGGATTGGTCGGAGCCCTTTCCATTCATGCGAACGGTAATATTAGCTTTTTAATGGTGGATAAAAATTATCGTGGGAGGGGAATCGCAACATGGCTTTTACAAACAGCCTATGAGAATTTATCATTTACAAAAATGTCTGCCGGATTCCCGAATAACAGTCAACTAGAAGGATTTTATAAAAAACAAGGCTTTACAAAAGGATCATTGGCACAATATGAAATGTATTTGCCGATTTAA
- a CDS encoding GNAT family N-acetyltransferase has product MEFRLALESDVASIMSIIKQAQSYFKEQRINQWQNGYPNPEVIMNDIRKKYSYVLVKEDKVVGTVAVSFDGEKTYDFIFNGDWLSHQAYAVIHRMAVDAQLKGLGLSSIIMKKIEEMCLNKGVHSIKIDTHQENKSMQKLLQKNGFQYCGIIHLLDKSERLAFEKILL; this is encoded by the coding sequence GTGGAATTTAGATTAGCATTAGAATCAGATGTAGCGTCGATTATGAGTATTATTAAACAAGCGCAATCATACTTTAAGGAACAAAGAATTAACCAATGGCAGAATGGTTATCCAAATCCTGAAGTGATAATGAATGATATCAGGAAAAAATATAGCTATGTCTTGGTAAAAGAAGATAAAGTGGTTGGTACTGTTGCGGTTTCGTTTGACGGGGAGAAAACCTATGATTTTATTTTTAATGGGGATTGGCTAAGTCATCAGGCATATGCGGTCATTCATCGTATGGCTGTTGATGCGCAATTGAAAGGCTTGGGATTATCATCTATCATTATGAAAAAAATAGAAGAAATGTGCCTGAATAAAGGTGTACATAGCATTAAAATAGATACACATCAAGAAAATAAATCCATGCAAAAGTTGCTGCAGAAAAATGGTTTCCAGTATTGCGGCATTATTCATTTGCTAGACAAAAGTGAACGACTAGCTTTTGAAAAAATCCTTCTATAA
- a CDS encoding glycoside hydrolase domain-containing protein, translated as MVKVVWGVDSSVSVNDEVLNCVQKQFGHPDFWGRYLSTVPGTSEGLTKNEILFLKAKGIKILPIYNNFEQSVGKSNGVVAARNAVYNASRLGIRKGTVIFANIERFFDVDAQWLIGWVETLYTSVYRPGFYFDPIVGDFNGQYCKAINESTLMKNQSILWSAKPEKGISNKRSHPKYAPRGPNCSGNVWAWQYGRDAKVCPIDTNLAEMKLFELMH; from the coding sequence ATGGTCAAAGTTGTTTGGGGGGTTGATTCCTCAGTCAGTGTAAATGATGAAGTTTTAAACTGTGTTCAGAAACAATTTGGGCATCCAGATTTTTGGGGGAGATATCTAAGTACCGTGCCAGGTACCAGTGAAGGCCTCACTAAAAATGAAATTTTGTTTTTAAAGGCGAAAGGGATTAAAATCCTGCCCATATATAATAATTTTGAACAATCAGTTGGGAAAAGTAATGGGGTGGTGGCAGCAAGAAACGCGGTTTATAACGCAAGCAGACTTGGAATTCGTAAAGGAACTGTTATTTTTGCGAATATAGAACGTTTTTTTGATGTAGATGCACAATGGTTAATTGGGTGGGTAGAAACGTTATATACATCTGTTTACAGGCCTGGCTTTTATTTCGACCCCATAGTAGGAGATTTCAATGGACAATATTGTAAGGCGATAAATGAAAGCACGTTGATGAAAAACCAAAGTATTTTATGGAGTGCAAAACCCGAAAAAGGGATAAGTAATAAAAGGAGTCATCCCAAATATGCTCCAAGAGGGCCAAATTGTTCTGGAAATGTATGGGCCTGGCAATATGGGAGAGATGCCAAAGTCTGCCCAATCGATACGAATCTGGCGGAAATGAAATTATTTGAATTAATGCACTAA
- a CDS encoding L,D-transpeptidase family protein, translating into MAAGVAGLSYHQSTRFNSNITINGTKVGGMTAEQALKTLKSTILKNVVYVGQEKIYDGKDTMMGFTDQDLSSVTKVLNSQHTFFPSSKAKNYSLMPNQEDHYRSQTMKKQVEEKLSSLNKNLTAPLDAEAHLEDGKITISKSKNGKQYDIAKLIKDYEQQEYKSEIHLNPVYIQPIKEDSPIVKKEVKLLQDLVQRSVDYQVQDQDYTLNASDLIKNASVSKDMTYTIDTSEIKNKISDINNSQSTLYKNFQFKTHTGSVVTVKGQTYGWAINITKESKRVKEAFEKGETSLPAKYVYGDGWSTYGNGYKNTTNNGIGNTYAEVSIQEQRIWLYKNGQLVLTTNVVTGKHSTNEDTPKGVWYIEYKESPSVLKGSEVGNPNYSVKVNYWAPFTLGGVGFHDASWRTNWKSDAYLEQGSGGCVNTPPGVMKSVYDNLSENEPVVVY; encoded by the coding sequence ATGGCAGCTGGAGTTGCAGGTTTAAGTTATCATCAATCGACAAGGTTCAATTCGAACATTACGATTAATGGTACAAAAGTCGGCGGGATGACCGCTGAACAGGCATTAAAAACATTAAAGTCTACTATTTTAAAAAATGTTGTCTATGTCGGTCAAGAAAAAATTTATGATGGAAAAGACACTATGATGGGATTCACAGATCAAGATCTATCAAGTGTTACAAAAGTTTTAAATAGCCAACATACTTTTTTTCCTTCCTCCAAGGCAAAAAATTATTCTTTGATGCCGAATCAAGAGGATCACTATCGAAGCCAAACGATGAAAAAGCAAGTCGAGGAAAAACTATCATCACTAAATAAAAACTTAACGGCTCCGTTAGATGCAGAGGCACACTTAGAAGATGGAAAAATCACGATCTCTAAAAGTAAAAATGGAAAGCAGTATGACATTGCCAAATTAATAAAGGATTATGAGCAACAAGAATATAAAAGTGAAATCCATCTGAATCCTGTATACATACAGCCGATTAAAGAGGATAGCCCAATAGTCAAAAAAGAAGTAAAATTGCTTCAAGATCTTGTTCAGCGAAGTGTAGATTACCAGGTGCAGGACCAAGATTATACACTGAATGCCAGTGATTTAATTAAAAATGCTTCCGTGTCAAAGGATATGACGTATACCATTGATACAAGCGAGATTAAAAATAAAATTTCGGACATTAACAATTCTCAGTCTACGTTATATAAAAATTTCCAATTTAAGACACATACTGGATCTGTTGTGACTGTAAAAGGGCAAACCTATGGATGGGCTATTAATATCACCAAAGAATCGAAACGGGTAAAAGAAGCCTTCGAAAAAGGTGAAACATCCCTCCCAGCCAAGTATGTTTATGGAGATGGCTGGAGCACTTATGGCAATGGCTATAAAAATACGACGAACAATGGCATTGGAAACACGTACGCAGAAGTGTCGATTCAAGAACAGCGAATCTGGCTATATAAAAATGGTCAATTGGTTCTGACTACGAATGTGGTAACAGGAAAGCACAGCACTAACGAGGATACTCCGAAAGGCGTTTGGTATATTGAATACAAAGAATCACCTTCTGTCCTAAAAGGCAGTGAGGTTGGAAATCCAAACTATTCTGTTAAGGTAAATTATTGGGCGCCGTTTACTCTAGGCGGAGTCGGCTTCCATGATGCCAGCTGGCGGACGAACTGGAAAAGTGATGCTTATCTTGAACAAGGCTCTGGCGGTTGTGTCAACACACCACCAGGTGTGATGAAATCCGTCTATGATAACCTTAGTGAAAATGAGCCAGTTGTTGTATATTAA
- the fdhD gene encoding formate dehydrogenase accessory sulfurtransferase FdhD, whose amino-acid sequence MDQPMKRECNVWRYVDGRIKKITDIIVTEFPVTIILNEKEFATLVCSPEHIEELVIGFLASEGVINSFKDIKELTFIEATGRAIVHTHKINRWNELFHSKRYITSCCGKSRQSFYFYNDARTVKPVENIDITISIEQCFQLMQLMEESSVVFQDTGGVHNAVLCNANEIIVNRIDIGRHNALDKIYGYCLQNLITRSDKIIVFSGRISSEVLLKAAKIGCGIILSKSAPTELALRLAEELNVTTVGFLRNKSLNIYTRPDRIYVHGAQ is encoded by the coding sequence ATGGACCAGCCAATGAAAAGGGAATGCAATGTATGGCGCTATGTAGATGGGAGAATAAAAAAAATAACGGATATCATTGTAACAGAATTTCCCGTCACCATTATATTAAATGAGAAAGAATTCGCGACACTCGTTTGCAGTCCTGAGCATATTGAAGAATTAGTCATTGGCTTTTTGGCGTCAGAAGGGGTTATTAACAGTTTTAAAGACATCAAAGAGCTTACATTTATAGAGGCTACAGGCCGTGCCATTGTTCACACCCATAAAATCAACAGATGGAATGAACTATTTCATTCCAAAAGGTATATCACATCTTGCTGCGGAAAAAGCAGGCAAAGCTTTTATTTTTACAATGATGCAAGGACGGTAAAGCCGGTTGAAAACATAGATATAACCATCTCCATTGAACAATGTTTTCAATTAATGCAGCTTATGGAGGAATCGTCTGTCGTTTTCCAAGATACAGGCGGGGTGCACAATGCAGTTCTATGTAACGCTAACGAAATAATTGTTAACAGAATTGACATTGGGCGGCATAATGCTCTTGATAAAATTTATGGTTATTGTTTGCAAAATTTGATCACTCGTTCGGATAAGATAATCGTTTTTAGCGGCCGAATCTCTTCAGAAGTTTTATTGAAAGCAGCCAAAATAGGCTGCGGCATCATTCTGTCAAAATCAGCACCGACTGAATTGGCACTCCGACTGGCAGAAGAATTAAACGTAACGACAGTAGGTTTTCTCCGCAATAAATCATTAAACATCTATACAAGACCGGATCGCATTTATGTCCATGGAGCACAGTGA
- the fdhF gene encoding formate dehydrogenase subunit alpha → MLKETVKVLINGTAHKVEKGSRILDYLLAQGIDHPHICYSPVLGPVQSCDTCMCEVNGNIMRACSTMMEEGMEILTSSFLAKKAQEEAMDRILENHLLYCTVCDNNNGNCRVHNTAAMMGIQHQTRSYRTKGFEADLSHPFYRYDPDQCILCGRCVETCQDLQVNETLTINWESAQPRVLWDGGKSINESSCVSCGQCVTVCPCNALMEKSMLGKAGFLTGLSNDLLTPMIDIVKAVESDYQSVFAVSEVEAAMRNTRIKKTKTVCTFCGVGCSFEVWTKDREILKIEPSEKAPVNRFSTCVKGKFGWDFVNSEERITTPLIRKGEVFVEATWEEALSHVANRLSEIKETDGSDSIGFIASSKVTNEENYLIQKLARQVFGTNNVDNCSRYCQSPASWGLQQTGGIGGDTGTIQDIMGSGLVILVGCAPAEGHPVLASRIKRAQKLHGQKLITVDVRRHEMGDRADLFVRPKQGTDFVWLSAVTKYLIDQGWHDEKFINENVNQFDEFLKIIEPYTLDEAEKISGIKRETIIQMAEMIRDADGTAICWGMGVTQNIAGSHTSVAIANLLLASGNLKRPNAGAFPLRGHNNVQGAADMGTMPNIYPGYQPVTNDVIRAKFEKAYGTALPETPGLDNIQMLEAIDQGQMKALYIVGEDMAWVDSDSNHTQEILSKVEFLVVQDIFFTTTAQFADVILPGSPSLEKEGTFTNTERRVQRLYQAFEPKGNSKPDWWIITQLAKYLGFAWNYIHPGEVFDEMASLTPFFSKCSYDVLEGWNSFHWGSQDGSNTPVLYLNGFNFPDKKARFGLFDFVPPVEFPAEYDLSLDNGRLLEHLHEGNMTFKTEGLQYKFPKVFVEVSPELATERGIKDGSLVRLISPYGAVRLPVLVTDRVKGKTVYVPMHSASHESAVNLLTGGAVDVVTHTPAYKQTKVRMEIITFEGEHPLPRHNPRYAGARTPQMGLEIYRKWERGDYVPIANVNEYVVPGTNVRGKS, encoded by the coding sequence ATCTTGAAAGAAACAGTGAAAGTTCTGATTAACGGAACAGCCCACAAGGTCGAAAAAGGATCTCGTATATTAGATTATTTACTCGCACAGGGTATAGATCATCCGCATATTTGTTATTCTCCTGTTTTAGGTCCTGTGCAGAGCTGTGACACATGTATGTGTGAAGTAAACGGTAACATTATGCGTGCTTGCTCCACGATGATGGAAGAAGGTATGGAAATTTTGACCTCATCCTTTCTGGCCAAAAAGGCACAAGAGGAAGCGATGGATCGAATTTTAGAAAATCACCTATTATATTGTACCGTTTGTGACAATAACAATGGAAATTGCCGCGTGCATAATACGGCAGCTATGATGGGAATTCAACATCAAACACGGTCCTATCGTACGAAGGGTTTTGAAGCAGATCTGTCCCATCCGTTTTATCGATACGATCCAGATCAATGTATTTTATGCGGCCGCTGTGTCGAGACATGCCAGGACCTTCAAGTAAATGAAACTTTGACGATTAACTGGGAAAGTGCCCAGCCCCGCGTATTATGGGATGGAGGAAAAAGTATTAATGAATCTTCCTGTGTATCATGCGGGCAATGTGTAACGGTTTGTCCATGTAATGCGCTTATGGAAAAATCCATGTTGGGAAAGGCTGGATTTTTGACTGGATTATCAAATGATTTATTAACGCCGATGATTGACATTGTCAAAGCAGTAGAATCGGATTATCAGTCGGTTTTTGCTGTTTCCGAAGTAGAAGCAGCTATGCGTAATACTCGGATCAAGAAAACAAAGACTGTCTGTACGTTTTGTGGTGTCGGCTGCTCATTTGAGGTTTGGACAAAGGATCGGGAAATTCTTAAAATCGAACCATCTGAAAAAGCACCAGTCAATCGTTTTTCCACCTGTGTTAAAGGTAAATTTGGCTGGGATTTTGTTAACTCTGAAGAACGGATTACTACACCTTTAATCCGTAAAGGGGAAGTATTTGTGGAGGCCACTTGGGAAGAAGCTCTTTCTCACGTTGCAAATAGATTGTCAGAAATTAAAGAAACTGACGGGAGCGATTCCATTGGTTTCATTGCCTCTTCTAAAGTAACGAATGAGGAAAATTACTTAATCCAAAAGCTGGCCCGGCAAGTATTTGGAACTAATAATGTAGATAACTGTTCACGTTATTGCCAGTCACCGGCTTCATGGGGACTTCAGCAAACTGGTGGCATTGGCGGCGATACCGGTACCATTCAAGACATTATGGGGTCCGGACTAGTGATCCTTGTGGGCTGCGCTCCGGCAGAAGGGCATCCGGTCCTTGCATCGCGGATTAAACGAGCGCAAAAACTACATGGTCAAAAATTAATCACTGTTGATGTACGGAGACATGAAATGGGAGATCGTGCCGACTTGTTTGTCCGCCCGAAACAAGGAACAGACTTCGTCTGGCTGTCAGCCGTTACAAAGTATTTGATTGATCAAGGCTGGCATGATGAGAAGTTTATTAATGAAAATGTTAATCAGTTTGATGAGTTCCTGAAAATCATAGAACCCTACACACTTGATGAGGCTGAAAAGATATCAGGTATCAAGAGAGAAACAATCATTCAAATGGCAGAAATGATTCGCGATGCTGACGGCACAGCGATTTGTTGGGGTATGGGGGTAACTCAGAATATCGCAGGCTCACATACGTCTGTGGCAATTGCCAACCTTCTTCTTGCATCAGGAAATCTGAAGAGGCCAAATGCAGGTGCTTTCCCGCTGCGCGGCCATAATAATGTCCAAGGAGCAGCGGATATGGGGACGATGCCCAACATTTACCCTGGATATCAGCCTGTTACAAATGACGTAATCCGTGCAAAATTTGAGAAGGCGTACGGAACTGCTCTTCCGGAAACACCCGGCCTTGACAATATTCAGATGCTCGAAGCAATTGACCAAGGTCAGATGAAGGCGTTGTATATTGTCGGTGAGGACATGGCATGGGTCGATTCAGACTCCAATCATACCCAGGAAATTCTTTCGAAAGTTGAGTTCCTTGTTGTACAAGATATCTTTTTTACAACAACGGCTCAGTTTGCAGATGTTATTTTACCAGGAAGTCCGTCCCTTGAAAAAGAAGGAACTTTTACAAATACAGAACGACGTGTACAGCGCTTGTACCAGGCATTTGAGCCAAAAGGAAATAGTAAACCGGACTGGTGGATTATCACTCAACTGGCAAAATATTTAGGTTTTGCTTGGAACTATATTCATCCTGGCGAAGTTTTTGATGAGATGGCAAGCCTGACACCCTTCTTTTCTAAATGTAGTTATGATGTCCTTGAGGGATGGAACAGTTTTCATTGGGGTTCTCAGGATGGTTCAAACACACCTGTTCTATATCTTAACGGCTTTAACTTCCCAGATAAAAAAGCGCGATTTGGTTTGTTTGATTTTGTGCCTCCCGTGGAATTCCCTGCAGAATATGATCTTTCATTAGATAATGGTCGGTTGTTGGAGCATCTACATGAAGGAAATATGACATTTAAAACAGAGGGACTTCAATATAAATTCCCTAAGGTATTCGTGGAGGTATCACCAGAACTAGCTACAGAACGGGGAATAAAGGACGGTTCACTTGTCCGGCTTATATCACCATATGGTGCTGTCCGTCTGCCGGTACTTGTCACTGATCGTGTGAAAGGAAAAACGGTGTACGTGCCCATGCACTCCGCAAGCCACGAAAGTGCGGTCAACCTTCTGACGGGAGGAGCGGTGGATGTCGTGACACATACACCAGCTTATAAACAAACAAAAGTGAGGATGGAAATCATTACATTTGAAGGTGAACATCCGCTTCCAAGGCACAATCCAAGGTATGCAGGAGCTCGGACCCCGCAAATGGGGCTTGAAATTTACCGTAAGTGGGAACGGGGCGATTATGTACCGATTGCAAATGTTAATGAGTATGTAGTGCCAGGCACCAATGTGAGGGGGAAAAGCTAA
- a CDS encoding DUF1641 domain-containing protein produces MAKPIQMIQKKQQTEEEIKTQSLESLLSEIAQNKDSLLETLKLLQEFHDSGIMEIIGSFLKAKETAAQIAVDQLTRQPVTNMINNVKSVGGVLTELNPDTISKLAKSLTLGLQKAETGLKNDTKLGLLDVMKALKDPDINRALEFGFNLLKGIGENLKD; encoded by the coding sequence ATGGCGAAACCAATTCAAATGATACAAAAGAAACAACAAACAGAAGAAGAGATCAAAACACAATCCTTGGAAAGTCTTCTTTCCGAAATCGCGCAAAATAAAGATTCGCTGCTTGAGACGTTGAAATTATTGCAGGAATTTCATGATAGCGGAATAATGGAGATAATAGGAAGTTTTTTAAAAGCAAAAGAGACGGCAGCTCAAATTGCTGTCGATCAACTAACCCGCCAGCCAGTAACGAACATGATCAATAATGTGAAGTCTGTGGGTGGAGTATTGACAGAACTAAACCCGGATACGATCAGTAAGCTTGCCAAAAGCTTGACGTTAGGGTTGCAAAAAGCTGAAACAGGATTAAAAAACGATACAAAACTTGGACTGTTGGATGTAATGAAGGCTTTGAAGGATCCTGACATTAACCGGGCACTTGAATTTGGATTTAATCTTTTAAAGGGGATTGGGGAGAACTTAAAAGACTGA